A single window of Malus sylvestris chromosome 5, drMalSylv7.2, whole genome shotgun sequence DNA harbors:
- the LOC126624175 gene encoding caffeoyl-CoA O-methyltransferase encodes MAGNGEEQQTQAGRHQEVGHKSLLQSDALYQYILETSVYPREPESMKELREVTAKHPWNIMTTSADEGQFLNMLLKLINAKNTMEIGVYTGYSLLATALAIPDDGKILAMDINKENYELGLPIIEKAGVAHKIDFREGPALPVLDLLVEDKKNHGSFDFIFVDADKDNYINYHKRLIDLVKVGGLIGYDNTLWNGSVVAPPDAPLRKYVRYYRDFVLELNKALAADPRIEICMLPVGDGITLCRRIK; translated from the exons ATGGCAGGCAATGGAGAGGAGCAACAAACTCAGGCAGGGAGGCACCAAGAGGTTGGCCACAAGAGCCTTCTCCAAAGTGATGCTCTTTACCAG TATATATTGGAGACAAGTGTGTACCCAAGGGAGCCTGAATCCATGAAGGAGCTCAGAGAAGTGACTGCAAAGCATCCATG GAACATCATGACCACATCAGCTGATGAAGGGCAATTCTTGAACATGCTTCTCAAGTTGATCAATGCcaaaaacaccatggaaattgGAGTTTACACCGGCTACTCCCTCCTGGCCACCGCCCTTGCTATTCCTGATGATGGAAAG ATCTTGGCCATGGACATAAACAAGGAAAACTATGAATTGGGTCTTCCGATCATAGAAAAGGCCGGGGTTGCCCACAAGATCGACTTCAGAGAAGGCCCTGCCCTCCCGGTGCTCGACCTATTGGTCGAAGAT AAGAAGAATCATGGGTCATTCGATTTCATCTTCGTGGATGCTGACAAAGACAACTACATCAACTACCACAAGAGGCTGATTGATTTGGTGAAGGTTGGGGGTTTGATCGGCTACGACAACACCCTATGGAATGGCTCTGTGGTCGCACCCCCTGATGCCCCACTGCGCAAGTACGTCAGGTACTACAGGGACTTCGTCCTCGAGCTCAACAAGGCACTCGCTGCTGATCCTAGGATCGAGATCTGCATGCTTCCCGTCGGTGATGGCATCACTCTCTGCCGTcgaatcaaatga